TATTGCCGGAAGATAAAGTCAAAGCCGTGACGGAGTTGAATCAGCATGCGCCACTGGCAATGGTCGGTGATGGTATTAACGACGCGCCAGCGATGAAAGCTGCCGCCATCGGGATTGCTATGGGCAGCGGCACAGACGTGGCGCTGGAAACCGCCGACGCAGCATTAACGCATAACCACCTGCGCGGCCTGGTGCAAATGATTGAACTGGCACGCGCCACTCATGCCAATATCCGCCAGAACATCACCATTGCGCTGGGGCTGAAAGGGATCTTCCTCGTCACTACGCTTTTAGGGATGACCGGTCTGTGGCTGGCAGTGCTGGCAGATACAGGTGCGACGGTGCTGGTAACGGCGAATGCGTTAAGGTTGTTGCGCAGGAAGTAAAGGTGTTGCCTGATAGCCTCTGGCTATCAGGCTTAGCGCTGGGCCGGGAACGGCGGCATGGTCAGGAAAGCATAATAAAGCGCTAACATCAGAATGACGGAGATAACACTAAATGCAGCAACCAGGCGGGATGTTAATGATGGCCTTTTGAACATCAACCACAGGGCATAAGCAAGCCCGACACCGTTAAGTAAAGGTAAAAAAATCATTAGCCAGAGCCACCCCCAGCCAAATAACCCCAGCCATCCCACCGCAACGATAAAAACAGGGAGCAGCCAATTGGGGGTGAATATCGCGAGTAATCCCAGTAATGCCAGACAAACTGGAATTAAATAATCCATTTGTGCATTCCTTTGCATTCCATAACGCTGGCAATCATTGCCCTTACGTGCCCACATGCCGGATGCGGCGTGAACGCCTTATCCGGTCTACAAGCCGATCACAACATTGAGCGTGTTCGATGCAACGAAGGTTACAGACCGTATCAACGTAGGCCTGATAAGACGCGCCAGCGTCGCATCAGGCTGCCCCATCAACCACCTTTGCGAATCAAATAACGATAAGGCAGTCCATCCGTCTCTTTAGCAACCAGTTCATGTTCCATAAAAGTACAAAACCCAGGAATATCGCGGGTCGTGGCTGGATCATCGGCAATAATCAGCAATGTTTCGCCAGGCTGCATATTGCGCACGGTTTTGCGCACCATCATCACCGGTTCCGGGCAGCGCAGGCCAAGCGCGTCGAGTGTGTGGTCAGGGCTGGAAAAGAGATCGGTCATTTTCTTCTCACCATATAAAAAAACGGCGCTAGTTTACGCCCTGTGAGTCCGTTAGCAAACAAGGTTAACGATTGCGTGAAAATTAACCATTGCATTGTCAACATAAAGCAGTATCATGCGGCGGCTCGAAAAAAGGGTAAGCACGTTATTATGTTAAGGTAACAGACGTGTCGTACGTATTGGGTTCCCTCACCCCAATGGCTAATCAAAAAGGTACAATATGAACGCTTTCTCACAAACTCAACGCTACAAGGCGTTGTTCTGGTTATCGTTATTTCATCTTCTGGTGATCACCTCCAGCAACTATCTGGTTCAGCTTCCGGTCTCTATTTTCGGTTTTCATACCACCTGGGGCGCGTTTAGCTTTCCGTTTATTTTTCTTGCTACCGACCTGACCGTGCGTATTTTTGGCGCACCGCTGGCTCGTCGCATCATCTTTGCGGTGATGATCCCTGCGTTGCTGATCTCCTACGTCATCTCGTCGCTGTTCTATATGGGTTCATGGCAGGGATTCGGCGCTCTCGCCCACTTCAACCTGTTTGTCGCTCGTATCGCTACTGCCAGCTTTATGGCCTACGCGCTAGGGCAGATCCTCGACGTGCATGTCTTTAACCGCCTGCGCCAGAATCGCCGCTGGTGGCTGGCACCGACGGCGTCCACACTGTTCGGTAACGTTAGTGACACGCTGGCCTTCTTCTTCATTGCTTTCTGGCGTAGTCCGGATGCCTTTATGGCCGAACACTGGATGGAAATCGCGCTGGTTGATTACTGTTTCAAAGTGTTAATCAGCATCGTTTTTTTCCTGCCAATGTATGGCGTATTACTCAATATGCTATTGAAAAGACTGGCAGATAAATCCGAAATCAACGCTTTGCAGGCCAGTTAAAGGTTCGTTATCAGACTTGTGATAAGATGGATGAATGAGCCGTTATGGCCGTTTATCGAAAGGAAGATGTCAATGCGCAATCTGGTTAAATATGTCGGAATTGGCCTGCTGGTTATGGGGCTTGCGGCCTGTGATGATAAAGACACTAACACTACAGCGGAAGGTACAGTCGCGGAAAGTAACGCTACCGCGAATCCCGTCAACCTGCTTGATGGCAAGTTAAGCTTCTCGCTGCCAGCGGATATGACCGACCAGAGCGGTAAGCTGGGAACACAGGCCAATAACATGCACGTCTGGTCCGACGCCACCGGGCAGAAAGCGGTGATTGTTATTATGGGCGATGATCCGAAAGAAGACCTGGCTGTGCTGGCGAAGCGTCTGGAAGATCAGCAACGTAGCCGCGATCCACAGCTGCAAGTGGTGACCAACAAAGCCATTGAGCTGAAAGGTCACAAAATGCAGCAGTTAGACAGCGTTATCTCTGCTAAAGGCCAGACGGCATACTCTTCCGTCATTCTGGGTAACGTGGGCAACCAACTGCTGACAATGCAAATCACACTGCCTGCTGACGATCAGCAAAAAGCGCAGACCACCGCAGAAAACATCATTAACACGCTGGTTATTCAGTAAGTTTTAAGATGACGAAACGGCCTCAGGTGCTTCCACCGGAGGCCGTTTTTTTAATCGCCACGTCAGCAATAACGCGATTGCGACCAGCCCCGCCGCCGCCAGATAAATCACCGGTACGCCCGCCCAACTCATCACCAGCCCTGCCAGTGGTCCGGTCACGCCAAGCGATAAATCCATAAATACGGTGTAGGTTGCCAGCGCCGCCCCCTGATTCTGCTGCGGCACCGCTTTGACCGCCACTACGCCCAATGCCGGGAACACCAGCGAAAAGCCCGCCCCCGCCAGTAAGACGCCGATTTTCGCCATCCACGGCATAGTCGCCACGCCAACCAGCAGCAGGCCGATTATCTCAACGCTAAAGCAGAGCATCGCCACGTTTAAGCCACCAATGCGGTTTATGCCGTTAGGGAATAACAATCGCGTTCCAACAAACGCACAGCTAAACAACGTCAGCGCGAAGGCCGCACCGTCCCAGCCTTTAGCGTCATAAAACAGCGTGATAAAGGTGGCGATAACGCCAAACCCGGCGGAAGCCAACGCCAGCGCCATACCGTACAGCCAGACGCGCCCAAGTACCGCGCGAAACGGCAGAGGTTTGCCTTTACTGGCTTTCACCGTCGGACGCGGTATTGCCAACAAAATAGCCACCAGCGCCACGCCCATAATGATTAATGCTAACGCCTGCAAACCGCCCCAGTGATAAAACACCACACCTAACGGCGCGCCCATCGCCATCGCCCCGTAAGTGACAATGCCATTCCACGAAATCACTCGTCCGATATGCAGCGAACCGACCACGCCAACGCCCCACAGTGTCGACCCCGTTCCGGCAAAACTTT
The DNA window shown above is from Escherichia sp. E4742 and carries:
- the tusA gene encoding sulfurtransferase TusA — encoded protein: MTDLFSSPDHTLDALGLRCPEPVMMVRKTVRNMQPGETLLIIADDPATTRDIPGFCTFMEHELVAKETDGLPYRYLIRKGG
- a CDS encoding 7-cyano-7-deazaguanine/7-aminomethyl-7-deazaguanine transporter translates to MNAFSQTQRYKALFWLSLFHLLVITSSNYLVQLPVSIFGFHTTWGAFSFPFIFLATDLTVRIFGAPLARRIIFAVMIPALLISYVISSLFYMGSWQGFGALAHFNLFVARIATASFMAYALGQILDVHVFNRLRQNRRWWLAPTASTLFGNVSDTLAFFFIAFWRSPDAFMAEHWMEIALVDYCFKVLISIVFFLPMYGVLLNMLLKRLADKSEINALQAS
- the dcrB gene encoding phage sensitivity protein DcrB; this encodes MRNLVKYVGIGLLVMGLAACDDKDTNTTAEGTVAESNATANPVNLLDGKLSFSLPADMTDQSGKLGTQANNMHVWSDATGQKAVIVIMGDDPKEDLAVLAKRLEDQQRSRDPQLQVVTNKAIELKGHKMQQLDSVISAKGQTAYSSVILGNVGNQLLTMQITLPADDQQKAQTTAENIINTLVIQ
- a CDS encoding MFS transporter, producing MKHCCKNVVLLMPVPVAEPALNGMRLNLRIVSIVMFNFASYLTIGLPLAVLPGYVHDVMGFSAFWAGLVISLQYFATLLSRPHAGRYADLLGPKKIVVFGLCGCFLSGLGYLVAGLTASLPIISLLLLCLGRVILGIGQSFAGTGSTLWGVGVVGSLHIGRVISWNGIVTYGAMAMGAPLGVVFYHWGGLQALALIIMGVALVAILLAIPRPTVKASKGKPLPFRAVLGRVWLYGMALALASAGFGVIATFITLFYDAKGWDGAAFALTLFSCAFVGTRLLFPNGINRIGGLNVAMLCFSVEIIGLLLVGVATMPWMAKIGVLLAGAGFSLVFPALGVVAVKAVPQQNQGAALATYTVFMDLSLGVTGPLAGLVMSWAGVPVIYLAAAGLVAIALLLTWRLKKRPPVEAPEAVSSS